The Candidatus Omnitrophota bacterium genome window below encodes:
- the rfaE2 gene encoding D-glycero-beta-D-manno-heptose 1-phosphate adenylyltransferase, whose product MNSAEKIVGVKTLKKKVASWRKKGKKIAFTNGCFDILHLGHVTYLQKAKNHNRILVIGLNSDASVKKIKGKNRPIVTQKARAGVLAALACVDYVTIFSEETPYDLIKNLKPDILIKGADWKHKGIIGADIVKSCGGKVEFIKFLDHFSTTNIINSLLKKCA is encoded by the coding sequence ATGAATTCAGCAGAAAAAATCGTTGGCGTAAAAACACTTAAGAAAAAAGTCGCTTCTTGGCGCAAGAAGGGAAAGAAAATTGCTTTTACCAACGGTTGCTTTGATATTTTGCATTTGGGGCATGTGACGTATTTACAAAAAGCTAAAAACCATAACCGTATTTTAGTCATCGGGCTTAATAGCGACGCGTCAGTGAAAAAGATCAAAGGAAAAAACCGTCCGATCGTTACGCAAAAAGCCCGGGCCGGAGTCTTAGCGGCTTTGGCGTGCGTTGATTACGTGACGATCTTTTCGGAAGAAACGCCGTATGATCTCATTAAGAATTTAAAGCCGGATATTCTGATCAAAGGAGCCGACTGGAAGCATAAAGGAATTATCGGAGCTGACATTGTAAAGTCATGCGGTGGAAAAGTTGAATTCATTAAATTCCTTGACCACTTTTCAACAACAAATATCATTAACTCTTTGTTAAAAAAGTGCGCATGA
- a CDS encoding thiamine-phosphate pyrophosphorylase: MIKTDAVHRLIDANFNRAKEGLRVCEDVCRFVLNDGKLSGAYKTLRHQLSGALSLLGIKLMINARDIEGDVGKKTFSSELKRKNIQDIFYANSQRAKESLRVLEEFAKLKRSRSAQDLKKIRYSIYAIERKVVQKF, translated from the coding sequence ATGATCAAAACGGATGCGGTTCATCGGCTCATTGACGCGAATTTTAACCGGGCCAAAGAGGGTTTAAGGGTTTGTGAAGATGTTTGCCGCTTTGTTTTAAATGACGGTAAGTTGTCCGGTGCATATAAAACATTGCGCCATCAGTTGTCGGGCGCGTTGTCTTTGCTGGGTATTAAACTTATGATCAACGCGCGCGATATTGAAGGGGATGTGGGAAAGAAAACTTTTTCGTCCGAGCTTAAGCGCAAGAATATTCAGGACATTTTTTACGCGAATTCGCAGCGCGCCAAAGAATCCTTAAGGGTTTTGGAGGAATTTGCGAAATTAAAGCGAAGCCGTTCGGCACAAGATCTAAAGAAGATTCGATATTCCATTTACGCCATTGAAAGAAAAGTTGTTCAAAAATTCTAA
- the thiE gene encoding thiamine phosphate synthase, producing MFKNSNFYLILDREVNSYPQLFNIAVTAVKNGVGIIQLRDKKGSADEILKFSAKIKKATGKRALYIVNDRVDLSLVSCADGVHLGQDDLPIFVARKILGKKAVIGVSCQTLAQAITAQKEGADYIGFGSVFKTKTKPQRSPMDLKLLRRVVRGVQIPVFAIGGIDLNNIAVLSRLGVRRVAVCRAICCARNVAEAASSFKRALK from the coding sequence TTGTTCAAAAATTCTAACTTTTATCTGATCTTGGATAGGGAAGTTAATAGCTATCCACAGCTCTTTAATATTGCGGTTACAGCAGTTAAAAATGGGGTTGGCATTATTCAGTTGCGCGATAAAAAGGGAAGCGCGGACGAGATATTAAAATTCTCGGCAAAAATAAAGAAGGCAACAGGAAAGCGCGCTCTTTATATCGTCAATGATCGCGTGGATTTAAGTTTGGTAAGCTGCGCTGACGGTGTTCATTTGGGCCAAGATGATTTGCCTATTTTCGTTGCGCGCAAAATCTTAGGGAAAAAAGCTGTAATCGGTGTTTCTTGCCAAACGCTGGCCCAGGCGATTACGGCGCAAAAAGAAGGCGCCGATTATATTGGTTTTGGCTCGGTATTCAAAACAAAAACAAAACCACAGCGAAGCCCGATGGATCTTAAATTGCTGCGCCGTGTTGTCCGGGGTGTTCAAATTCCTGTTTTTGCTATCGGCGGTATTGACTTGAATAATATTGCGGTTTTAAGCCGGCTAGGTGTCCGCCGAGTTGCTGTTTGCCGCGCGATCTGTTGCGCAAGAAATGTTGCCGAAGCGGCTAGCAGTTTTAAACGTGCTTTAAAGTGA
- a CDS encoding peptidoglycan DD-metalloendopeptidase family protein: MKFRIYIIGVIVNLSLISLIAGCVSTADYKIDQPSASKISKQGIYHKVRPGETLWRIAKLYGVDVDDIIQSNRIPNVAHIEKDQLIFIPGAENEKKTTTDASGPNTASDTEFLWPLKGKVISYFGDAKGAEINSGIDIQFEGEGIVCAARGGEVVFADFLTGYAQTIILDHGDGFFTVYGKNTRLSARVGDRVARGSAIALLEKNDPSSFLHFEVRKGGQSKNPLYYLP; this comes from the coding sequence ATGAAATTTAGGATTTATATTATCGGTGTCATTGTGAATCTTTCCTTGATCAGTCTCATTGCTGGTTGTGTCAGCACGGCGGATTATAAGATCGACCAGCCTTCCGCATCAAAGATCTCAAAACAGGGAATTTACCATAAGGTTAGACCTGGCGAAACGCTTTGGCGCATCGCTAAACTCTACGGCGTTGATGTTGATGATATCATTCAAAGTAACCGTATTCCGAATGTCGCCCATATTGAAAAAGACCAGCTTATTTTTATTCCCGGCGCGGAAAACGAAAAAAAGACCACAACGGATGCAAGCGGTCCGAATACCGCAAGCGATACTGAATTTCTTTGGCCGCTAAAGGGTAAAGTTATTTCTTATTTTGGTGATGCTAAAGGCGCTGAGATCAATAGCGGTATTGATATCCAGTTTGAAGGCGAAGGAATTGTTTGCGCGGCTCGCGGCGGAGAAGTTGTTTTTGCCGATTTTTTAACAGGTTATGCGCAGACCATTATTTTAGACCACGGGGACGGCTTTTTTACTGTCTACGGAAAAAATACACGTCTTTCGGCGAGAGTTGGCGACCGTGTTGCTCGGGGTAGCGCCATTGCGTTGTTAGAGAAGAATGATCCGTCATCATTTTTGCATTTTGAAGTCCGAAAGGGCGGTCAATCTAAAAATCCGCTTTATTATTTGCCATAA
- a CDS encoding ATP-binding protein, which produces MNTFEIENSFFGRKSVLELLKRRVIDLKEGYRQNVAFLGNRYVGKSSILRRFIHDLDDKDIIEIYLDLDNSESDYVFTKFSASLLYNFSRCKGLPLHDDLDLLIESTKKFIPQTIESIKKIQANFLKGKIAEAYRDLISLPEVFTLEAGKFCILMIDEFHNLEDLTIPNAFQELGKKIMTQKRCLYIVASSQEALAKKILTEKLSLLFGNFEVVNVEPFDLKTSQEFIQSHLGPIKIGANLKNFLVDFTGGHPFYLSYICQELTALSALHRQEEIYLPILIQAIENTIFNPWGVLGRHFELLVTQLCSKNNRMIAPVLFALAGGKHKLEDIIKDLEIKKPLALQKINRLVEQGIVIRNGNFYYLQDKLFRYWIKYVYQKRLKAVDGTIDRQKRLFHEEFERLVNDFRNVSQKDLPSRVVELLHCFDNEAFQINGRKYKLPLFEKIVAVPLKGLENKNFQMIKASSGEGAWYIVLKEATLQEMDVNTFLAESANLSEKPQRRLIISLNELDDNARLKALQEKMWIWSESELNTLLNFYDKPYIVR; this is translated from the coding sequence ATGAACACATTTGAAATTGAAAATAGTTTCTTTGGACGAAAATCGGTTCTAGAGCTTCTTAAAAGGCGTGTGATCGACCTTAAAGAAGGCTATCGGCAAAACGTTGCTTTCTTGGGGAACCGTTATGTGGGCAAAAGTTCTATTCTGCGAAGATTTATCCATGATTTAGACGATAAAGATATTATCGAGATCTATCTCGATCTTGATAACAGCGAATCTGATTATGTGTTCACGAAATTCTCGGCAAGCCTGTTGTATAATTTTTCCCGTTGTAAAGGCCTTCCGTTGCACGACGATCTTGACCTCTTGATCGAGTCAACCAAGAAATTTATTCCACAGACGATCGAATCGATCAAAAAGATCCAAGCAAATTTCTTAAAGGGTAAAATAGCGGAAGCGTACCGTGACCTTATTTCTTTGCCGGAAGTCTTTACTCTCGAGGCGGGGAAATTCTGCATTTTGATGATCGATGAATTCCATAATTTGGAAGACCTTACCATTCCAAACGCTTTTCAAGAGCTTGGTAAAAAGATCATGACGCAAAAGCGCTGCCTTTATATCGTGGCAAGCTCGCAAGAAGCGCTCGCTAAAAAGATCTTAACGGAAAAGCTCTCTCTTTTGTTCGGTAACTTTGAAGTTGTGAACGTCGAACCGTTTGATCTGAAGACCAGCCAGGAATTTATTCAGTCGCATTTAGGGCCGATCAAGATCGGAGCGAATTTAAAGAACTTTTTAGTGGATTTTACCGGAGGCCATCCGTTTTATTTAAGTTATATTTGCCAGGAGTTAACGGCTCTTAGCGCACTTCATCGTCAGGAAGAAATTTATTTGCCTATTCTGATCCAGGCCATTGAAAATACCATTTTTAATCCTTGGGGTGTTTTAGGGCGCCACTTTGAATTATTAGTGACACAACTTTGCAGTAAAAACAATCGGATGATCGCACCCGTCCTTTTCGCGCTTGCGGGAGGAAAACACAAGTTGGAAGACATCATCAAGGACTTGGAAATCAAAAAGCCTTTGGCGCTGCAAAAAATTAACCGATTAGTTGAGCAGGGCATTGTTATCCGTAACGGGAATTTCTATTATCTTCAAGACAAGCTTTTTAGATATTGGATCAAATATGTTTATCAAAAGCGTCTTAAGGCGGTCGACGGGACAATAGACCGGCAGAAGCGCTTGTTCCATGAAGAATTTGAGCGCTTGGTTAATGATTTTCGAAATGTTTCGCAAAAAGATCTGCCGTCGCGCGTTGTGGAATTGCTGCATTGTTTTGATAATGAGGCATTCCAAATCAACGGCCGAAAATATAAACTGCCTCTTTTTGAAAAGATCGTGGCTGTTCCGCTTAAAGGCCTCGAAAATAAAAATTTTCAGATGATCAAGGCTTCCAGCGGCGAGGGCGCTTGGTACATTGTCCTCAAAGAGGCTACTTTACAGGAAATGGACGTGAATACTTTTCTCGCGGAATCAGCAAACTTAAGCGAAAAGCCTCAGCGGCGCTTGATCATTTCGCTTAATGAGCTTGATGATAATGCGCGGCTTAAGGCGCTTCAGGAAAAGATGTGGATCTGGAGCGAAAGTGAATTAAATACGTTACTTAATTTTTACGATAAACCTTATATTGTCCGATGA
- a CDS encoding metallophosphoesterase family protein, whose translation MKIGIISDTHSKPIPKQPLEDFKKVDFIIHAGDFCSVDVIEQLKSIKELKGVYGNMDGADIRKIFPRSQIIKCGKFSIGLFHGEGAPAGLLDVVKEEFKNKKVDVVIFGHSHRSMNERIGDVLYFNPGSPNDHVFAPCCSYGILDIDEEITGKIIKIKDAAHG comes from the coding sequence ATGAAAATAGGCATTATTTCCGATACGCATTCTAAACCGATCCCAAAACAGCCATTGGAGGACTTTAAAAAAGTCGATTTTATTATCCATGCGGGAGATTTTTGTTCGGTTGATGTCATTGAACAATTAAAAAGCATTAAGGAATTAAAAGGCGTTTACGGAAATATGGACGGCGCTGATATCAGAAAGATCTTTCCGCGCAGCCAGATCATCAAATGCGGAAAGTTTTCTATCGGGCTTTTTCACGGGGAAGGGGCTCCGGCAGGTTTATTGGATGTCGTCAAAGAAGAATTCAAAAATAAGAAAGTTGATGTGGTTATTTTTGGCCATTCGCATCGCTCGATGAATGAAAGAATCGGCGACGTTTTATATTTTAATCCGGGAAGCCCCAATGACCATGTTTTTGCTCCGTGTTGTTCTTACGGCATTTTGGATATTGATGAGGAGATCACCGGGAAGATCATAAAAATAAAGGATGCTGCGCATGGATAA
- a CDS encoding HIT domain-containing protein, with protein sequence MDKLWAPWRLKYVSSLAKKTKGCVFCRIQRSKDDKKNYVFLRTKHSFSVLNIYPYNNGHVLVMPNRHVNDLSKMTSAEKADLFQLMEKTQNVIACALSPRGFNIGINVGRAAGAGFPGHIHIHIVPRWMGDMNFMPITGNTKVISQSLDMLYQVLKKCAHAKK encoded by the coding sequence ATGGATAAACTTTGGGCGCCTTGGCGCCTCAAATATGTTTCAAGCCTAGCTAAGAAAACGAAGGGTTGTGTTTTCTGCCGGATCCAGCGCAGCAAAGATGATAAGAAAAATTATGTATTTTTGCGGACGAAGCATTCGTTTAGCGTGCTAAATATTTATCCGTACAATAACGGCCATGTCCTGGTCATGCCGAACCGTCATGTCAATGATCTTTCAAAAATGACTTCTGCGGAAAAAGCAGACCTATTTCAGCTAATGGAAAAAACACAAAATGTTATTGCCTGCGCTCTTTCTCCCCGGGGATTTAATATCGGCATTAATGTTGGGCGCGCCGCTGGGGCAGGTTTTCCGGGGCATATTCATATTCATATTGTTCCCCGATGGATGGGCGATATGAATTTCATGCCGATTACAGGAAACACAAAAGTTATTTCTCAGTCACTAGATATGCTTTATCAAGTTTTAAAAAAATGCGCACACGCCAAGAAATAG
- a CDS encoding deoxyguanosinetriphosphate triphosphohydrolase translates to MRTRQEIEALEEKNLACFAMKSKDSAGRVYKEPDHPTRTAYQRDRDRIVHCEAFRKLEYKTQVFTIFEGDYYRTRLTHTIEVAQIARTIGRNLCLNEDLIEAIALAHDLGHPPFGHAGENTLNDIMEKAKAGSFNHNLRSFEIVTRYERKYPDFIGLNLSEEVRVGILKHETNYDKSEDIAHLKHVGPVLEAKVVDIADALAYLSHDIDDGLTSGCITADDLKESTLWQKASKLVPVNVDKEMFKYQIVRALIDVQMKDLLTQSQSNLEKCSFASSGEVKEHHLKNKHTPVIAFSDLMKEERDKLQKLLHKKLYEHYRVVRMTDKARRIIEDLFRVYENNPQQLPYSVYNRSENYSEMEKYKIICNYIAAMTDRFALDEHKKLFDPYEKV, encoded by the coding sequence ATGCGCACACGCCAAGAAATAGAAGCCTTAGAAGAAAAGAATCTCGCCTGTTTTGCGATGAAAAGCAAAGACTCTGCCGGGCGCGTTTATAAAGAGCCAGATCACCCTACCCGAACAGCTTATCAAAGAGACCGCGACCGAATAGTTCACTGCGAAGCATTTCGCAAGCTCGAATATAAAACTCAAGTATTTACTATTTTTGAAGGGGATTATTACCGCACTCGTTTGACGCACACGATCGAAGTGGCGCAGATCGCGCGCACCATTGGGCGCAATTTATGCTTGAATGAAGATTTGATCGAAGCCATCGCTTTGGCGCATGACCTGGGCCATCCGCCGTTCGGCCACGCAGGAGAAAATACGTTAAACGATATTATGGAAAAAGCTAAGGCGGGGAGCTTCAATCATAATTTACGCAGTTTTGAAATTGTGACGCGTTACGAAAGAAAATATCCTGATTTTATTGGGCTTAATTTAAGTGAAGAGGTTCGTGTCGGGATCCTAAAGCACGAAACCAACTATGATAAAAGCGAAGATATCGCGCATTTAAAGCATGTTGGTCCGGTCTTGGAGGCGAAGGTCGTTGATATTGCGGATGCCTTAGCTTATTTATCGCACGATATTGATGATGGATTAACGTCCGGGTGCATTACGGCCGACGACTTAAAAGAAAGTACTCTATGGCAAAAGGCTTCAAAATTAGTTCCAGTAAACGTTGATAAAGAGATGTTCAAGTATCAGATTGTCCGGGCTCTCATCGACGTCCAGATGAAAGATCTCTTGACGCAGTCACAGAGCAATCTTGAAAAATGCTCTTTTGCTTCATCCGGTGAAGTCAAAGAACATCATCTCAAGAATAAGCACACGCCGGTTATCGCATTTAGCGATCTTATGAAAGAGGAGCGCGACAAACTTCAAAAGCTTTTGCACAAGAAGTTGTATGAGCATTATCGTGTTGTGCGAATGACCGATAAGGCGCGACGGATCATTGAGGATCTATTTCGTGTTTACGAGAATAATCCCCAGCAACTTCCTTATTCGGTTTACAATAGAAGCGAAAACTATTCAGAGATGGAGAAGTATAAGATCATTTGTAATTATATCGCCGCAATGACAGATAGGTTTGCTTTAGATGAGCACAAAAAACTCTTTGACCCATACGAAAAGGTATAA
- a CDS encoding HD domain-containing phosphohydrolase translates to MSTKNSLTHTKRYKLVLSAVHMVYRLVNSTFNTKELLLRLTRLVCQLIRADASYIYILDPIKRRIVLIAAFNNRINMWIEEKREIEKVPQEESAVALGETIIKKRLIGLPLVGEDNIGAIFIRRNNRQPAFNDFDREILSVIAEQAVTAIKNLQLYEGQQKIILGSIQSIGKLLEKQGHVSLQHIPGYSSIVKMLAQKLNMRHADIQCLEYAGMLHDAGSMDVPFEILSKRSRLTAEEFKVIRNHPAQSAELIKPVEFLKPVLPIILYHREQYDGTGYPSGLKREQIPLGARVIAVVDAFEAMICGRPYKKRLSLESALSELKKNSGTQFDPRVVEAFHELSKQKKFRKYLSLIRK, encoded by the coding sequence ATGAGCACAAAAAACTCTTTGACCCATACGAAAAGGTATAAACTCGTTTTATCGGCCGTGCATATGGTTTACCGGCTGGTTAATTCGACGTTTAATACAAAAGAACTTTTACTGCGCTTAACGCGGTTGGTTTGCCAGCTTATCCGTGCCGACGCGTCGTATATCTATATCCTTGATCCCATCAAAAGAAGGATCGTTTTGATCGCGGCGTTCAATAACCGCATCAATATGTGGATCGAAGAAAAAAGAGAGATCGAAAAAGTCCCTCAGGAAGAAAGTGCTGTTGCTCTCGGAGAAACGATCATCAAGAAGCGTTTGATCGGTTTGCCTTTAGTCGGTGAAGATAATATCGGCGCTATTTTTATCCGCCGCAATAATCGTCAGCCGGCATTTAATGATTTTGACAGGGAAATATTATCTGTGATCGCCGAACAGGCGGTTACGGCGATCAAGAATCTTCAGCTTTACGAAGGCCAACAAAAGATCATCTTGGGAAGCATTCAATCCATTGGAAAACTTTTGGAAAAACAAGGGCACGTCTCTTTGCAGCATATTCCGGGATATTCGTCCATTGTAAAAATGTTAGCGCAAAAACTTAATATGCGTCACGCGGATATCCAGTGCCTGGAATACGCCGGCATGCTGCATGATGCGGGTTCCATGGATGTTCCGTTTGAAATTCTTTCAAAACGCAGCCGGCTTACGGCCGAAGAATTTAAAGTTATCCGTAATCATCCCGCCCAAAGCGCGGAGCTCATCAAACCCGTCGAGTTTCTAAAGCCTGTTTTGCCGATCATTCTTTATCATCGGGAACAATACGACGGGACCGGATATCCTTCCGGGCTAAAAAGGGAACAGATCCCGCTGGGTGCTCGCGTGATCGCCGTTGTTGATGCTTTTGAGGCGATGATCTGCGGGCGTCCTTATAAAAAAAGGCTGTCGTTGGAAAGCGCCTTGTCCGAATTAAAGAAAAACAGCGGAACGCAGTTCGACCCCAGAGTTGTTGAAGCCTTCCACGAACTTTCTAAGCAAAAAAAGTTTAGAAAGTACTTGAGTTTGATCCGGAAATAA
- a CDS encoding SPOR domain-containing protein encodes MNINYKQSQFELFPASAGHTEKEEKPRYFFSSLTLSLENVAVVGIFVLLSVIVSFSFGVERGKRIAVATPKSIKEIPAPTPAVNSKNVFSPSDNKVITMNTKAVTTKQLVVNKTALPIVAAQNKNQQIAKLLPAVNSPAVARQDIKLSSGAYTIQVASYKKIEVARREAGRLTGKGHDIFVLPKGNYAIICVGKFSNEGQAKALLSKLRQTYKDCLVRRL; translated from the coding sequence ATGAATATTAATTATAAGCAATCGCAATTCGAACTATTTCCGGCTTCTGCGGGACATACGGAAAAAGAAGAAAAACCTAGATACTTTTTTTCCAGCCTTACGCTTTCTTTAGAAAATGTTGCGGTCGTAGGTATTTTTGTTCTTTTAAGCGTTATTGTTTCGTTTTCTTTTGGTGTTGAAAGAGGCAAAAGAATTGCGGTGGCAACGCCTAAAAGTATAAAAGAAATTCCCGCTCCAACACCGGCTGTTAATTCAAAAAATGTATTTTCTCCCAGTGACAATAAAGTCATAACGATGAATACCAAAGCGGTGACGACAAAACAATTAGTTGTCAATAAAACGGCATTGCCGATCGTTGCCGCCCAGAACAAAAATCAACAAATTGCAAAATTGTTACCGGCTGTTAATTCTCCGGCTGTTGCGCGTCAAGACATTAAACTTTCCTCGGGCGCTTATACCATCCAAGTGGCTTCGTATAAAAAGATCGAGGTTGCCCGCAGAGAAGCCGGACGCCTTACAGGCAAGGGGCATGATATTTTTGTGCTTCCCAAGGGAAATTATGCTATCATTTGTGTCGGAAAGTTTTCCAATGAAGGCCAGGCAAAAGCATTGCTGAGCAAATTAAGACAAACATACAAAGACTGTTTAGTAAGGAGATTGTAA
- a CDS encoding small basic protein codes for MSIHPSLRIDPAAAKQRSVLSRIERIKDLMKKGLWSDKHDVTGLPKTRVTRIKAKKAAKAAAPESATAAAPGSAAAAKTAAAASAADAKTKK; via the coding sequence ATGTCGATACACCCCTCTTTAAGAATTGATCCGGCGGCGGCCAAACAACGTTCTGTTTTGTCGCGCATTGAACGTATTAAAGACCTAATGAAAAAAGGGCTTTGGTCGGATAAACACGATGTGACCGGTTTACCTAAAACACGAGTTACTCGCATTAAAGCTAAAAAAGCTGCCAAAGCCGCTGCCCCCGAAAGCGCAACGGCTGCCGCTCCCGGTTCAGCTGCTGCCGCAAAAACTGCAGCCGCTGCTTCAGCCGCGGATGCAAAAACCAAAAAATAA
- a CDS encoding SH3 domain-containing protein encodes MTLRSVCLLLVLCFLCVNAWAEQQFPFLGTITEDNVNVRSGQDISFEKLGQLKNGQDVVVVEKSYDWYRIKLPDGSLAYISDKFVRTTIADVGVVAGNHVNVRAGAGEKFNVIGRLDRDTKVKVQARESGWCKIEPMEGIYGWVSANFVAFKSADIPAPKVIAEPPRSIYPRPKPESEKPKEPELFIAVGQIQDLGRHLPAKDLRYKLTVDNKTVYYLRGAKEVIDPFVKRKVKLQGNVTPDPTRQFTYPIISVVKIELAP; translated from the coding sequence ATGACCCTCAGAAGCGTCTGCTTGTTATTGGTGTTGTGTTTTCTGTGCGTCAACGCATGGGCAGAGCAGCAATTTCCTTTCCTTGGCACGATCACCGAAGATAATGTTAATGTGCGCTCCGGCCAGGATATCAGCTTTGAAAAGCTGGGACAGCTAAAAAATGGCCAGGACGTTGTTGTGGTCGAGAAAAGTTACGATTGGTATAGAATAAAACTTCCGGACGGGTCTTTAGCGTATATAAGCGATAAATTCGTGAGGACAACCATCGCGGACGTGGGTGTTGTTGCCGGAAATCATGTTAACGTCCGGGCAGGAGCCGGAGAAAAATTTAATGTGATCGGCCGCTTGGATCGCGATACTAAAGTAAAAGTTCAAGCCAGGGAATCCGGCTGGTGCAAGATCGAACCAATGGAAGGCATTTATGGCTGGGTTTCTGCCAATTTTGTTGCTTTTAAATCTGCCGATATTCCTGCTCCTAAGGTCATCGCCGAGCCTCCTCGTAGTATTTATCCACGGCCAAAACCGGAATCAGAAAAACCCAAAGAGCCGGAATTATTTATTGCCGTCGGTCAGATCCAGGATCTGGGCCGGCATTTACCGGCAAAAGATCTTCGGTACAAGCTGACGGTCGATAATAAAACGGTTTATTACTTGCGCGGCGCTAAAGAAGTTATCGATCCGTTCGTGAAAAGAAAAGTTAAACTGCAGGGAAATGTCACGCCGGATCCGACCCGTCAATTCACCTATCCGATCATCTCCGTTGTTAAGATTGAATTAGCTCCATGA
- a CDS encoding site-2 protease family protein, producing MNWFDFIKIAALFLAAVIFHEYAHGWVANRLGDPTAKRMGRLTLNPIKHIDLYGTILLPLMLFLINSPVMFGWAKPVPVNFLGLRNPKKDMALVGIAGPAINIILAVLFSQMLRLNVSNEAEMLIRVFVQINLVLAIFNMVPIPPLDGSRLVMGFLPNRYAYFYSRLEPYGIFIVFVLLYLGLLESLVWPLVKMGTYILGVS from the coding sequence ATGAATTGGTTTGATTTTATAAAGATCGCGGCTTTATTTCTTGCGGCAGTCATCTTTCATGAATATGCTCACGGATGGGTGGCCAACCGCTTGGGAGATCCGACCGCAAAACGGATGGGGCGCTTGACGTTAAATCCGATCAAACACATTGATCTTTATGGGACCATCTTACTTCCGTTGATGCTTTTTTTGATCAATTCTCCGGTGATGTTTGGATGGGCTAAGCCTGTTCCGGTCAATTTCCTTGGCTTGCGAAATCCCAAAAAAGATATGGCTTTAGTGGGGATCGCTGGACCGGCGATCAATATTATTTTAGCTGTTCTCTTCAGCCAAATGTTAAGGCTTAACGTGTCGAATGAAGCAGAGATGTTGATCCGTGTATTTGTCCAGATCAACTTAGTTTTAGCGATCTTCAACATGGTCCCTATTCCGCCGCTGGATGGGTCGAGGCTGGTGATGGGGTTTTTGCCAAATCGCTACGCCTATTTTTACAGCCGGCTTGAACCTTATGGGATTTTTATTGTTTTTGTGTTATTGTATTTAGGATTATTGGAAAGCCTTGTTTGGCCTTTGGTTAAAATGGGAACTTATATTTTAGGTGTATCATGA